GAAGAGTGGTACCATTTCCTTAACCGGATCGGCCATTATCCACCAGAAGCTTTCAGAGGGCTTGGGCAGTTATATGTCGATGATGAGCGATTCACTCAAAATATTGATCAATACGGCGAGGGGTTAGCTGCATTTATGAAAGAAGCGATGACTTCCTTTGCAGATCGGAAGAAATAATCCTCCAAGCCTCTTTTCATTCGTGATAAGGTTAACAGAAAGGGGGCGTATTCTTTGAGTTTATTCATAGTTATCGTATTCGCAAGTGTTGTTACTATTTCTATTCTGTATAGCCTGATCAAAGGGAAAGATTCCAGAACGAAGGCGATTTATAATAAAGGTTTCTTTACAGTCATCGTGCTCAGTATCTTTAGCGCACTGCTTCTAACACCTTACCACAATTACAATCCAAACGTATATAGTGGTGGATATGGAATATTGTTTCTTGTGAGTATTGTTGTTGGATGCATTGCATTAGTAGGGTATTTGCTAAGCTCAAATTACGAATAAAAAAGGCGCTTAACGATCCAACGTTAAGCGCCTTTTTGGTTCTATTAAAGTTGAGTGTTTGTGGTATATAGGCTTTTTCTATAATAGGAGAGGAGTGTTGAACTCTCTAATTGTAGAGAATGTTCCCGTTCGCTTTAACATGAGCATAAGGGGGCCTTGGAAACCACGTATAAGGTGCAAATCACGGGGGCCGTTCACCTTCTACGGCCAAGGCTTGCTCGGGGACTGCGAGACTCCCGCGGGATAAGGAGCCTAGGGAAGACCCCACAGAGAGCGCCAGCGAACGAGGAGGCTTCCCAGCTCCCCGCAGGAAAGCGAGTTGTCCCCGAGCAAGCCCAAGCACTCATTAAACGTAGCGGCCCCATTTAGGTTGAAACATCTCAACTTCATGTGTTCCATATAAGGTAGTTCATATGGAACACTACCCAGTTCGCTGAGAGAGTTTACTAGACTTGTCGTACCTTCTTCATAACAAATCCGCTTTTTGGAATGGATGGAATCTTCTTCAGACTATAACTGTAATCCTGACGAGGTACTTTATAGTCTAAGTGAGCAGCCATAAAGGAGAAACTTGCCTTTAAGACTTCGATAGTAGGCCATTCTCCAGGGCATCTGTGTCCAGAGTAGTGATCTCCGCCGCCTTGTGGAACGAGGTCGTACATACTTCCCTGGTAGTCTTTAAAACGACTTGGTCTGAATTCATCTGGATCACTCCATACCTTCGGATCATGGTTTGTGCCATAAAGGTCGAGCATGACAAGTTGTCCTTCTTTCACGTCATACTGCTGCCATGTGAAATCTTTCTTAGCAATCGCAGCAAGGTAAGGAAAGAACGGGTAGTATCGTCTTACTTCCTGGATAAAACAGCGCAAATGATCTTCGTTTGCTTTAATGAGCGTTCTTGATTCTGGATGCTCTTCAAACGCGTGTGCACCAAATACAATATAGCGAGAAATGGCGACAATGGGACGCAAAATATTGATTAATTCAACCGCTGCTATTTGTTCATCCAATTTGTTTCCTTCTAAATCCTCATGGAACGCCATGCGGTAAATGGCCGAATCAGGCGTTGCCTCCCGTTTCCCGTTCCGAACGTCTTGAATTAGTTTCACGATCCATTTCTCTGTTCTGGATCTGGCACGACGGCTTGCTAAATATTCAGGACCTAGTTTGGTAGCCCCTTCAATCATTTTATTAAAATCATCAGCACGTTTTGATACTTCCTTCTCAGGAAGGGGAACGTCTGCCCATTCGCATGCGACTCGTGTTAACAATTCAAGGACTTCGTCAAAGAGCGTTATTTTGCCCTTCTTCTCCCATTTTGTAGCTGCCTCAGACCACTGCTTACGCGTGATTCCATATAAACGCTCTAGACCTTCTGGTGTCATCAAAGACATAAACAGTTGCTTGCGGTGAGCATGAGCCTGACCATCTAGGGTCTGTACGCCCCCTTCACCAAATAGCGTTTTAAGGACGCGGGAAGGCATGGCACCATTTCGTTTCATTAGCTCGCTGTCATAAAAAAGCTCAGCCGCTGACTCGCCGCTGATTAAGGCCACTTTCTCGCAGAGTACTTTCGTTTCATAAATATCAAGGTGATGGTACTGGACACGTTTTTGGATAAATTCATACCCGTCTTTCAGTATAGAAACAGTTCGATCTAATCCTTTATCCCGAGGTACTTGAACAGTCATATGTATCTCCTCCATAATATGAAAATAATTTTGGTAATCTATACCCTTCTGTCAATGGATCAAACCGCCCTACAAAAGGAAAACTGAAACGATTCATTTAAAGAGAGAGGCACAATTGTACGACTAAAATGCCAAGGGGTTATAATGAAAGAAATCAAACTAGAGAAAAGATGTAAGCGGGAGTTTATAGAAATTTTATATTTTGTTTATACATTTAAAATAAGCTTTCAATAATCTACTAAGAGCAGTAGGAACACAGTAAAACAATGAAGATGTCCAAGGTAGAGGCGGGTGATGTGATGAGCTATAAAGTTCTGATTGCAGAGGATGATGAGAATATCATTGATGTTTGCAAGCGATATTTAGAGCGGGAAGCCTACACGGTTTACATTGCCAGAGATGGTGAGGAAGCAACGACTAAGTGGAGAGAAATGAAGCCTGATGCAGTGATTTTAGACATCATGATGCCGGTTAAAAATGGATTAGATCTGGCGGAGGAAATCCGGTTTGAGGAAGAAACGCCAGTGATTCTATTGACCGCTCTTGGTCAGGAGAAGGATCGGCTTGTGGGCTTATCGATCGGTGTGGATGACTATATCACGAAACCCTTTAGTCCCCGTGAACTCGTATTGCGGCTCAACAATGTCATGAGACGGTATCACTTGAATCATGGTGAAAAGAACCAGGTTCAGCAGTTTGGCACCGTCACCATTGATGCT
The nucleotide sequence above comes from Pontibacillus chungwhensis. Encoded proteins:
- a CDS encoding cytochrome P450 yields the protein MTVQVPRDKGLDRTVSILKDGYEFIQKRVQYHHLDIYETKVLCEKVALISGESAAELFYDSELMKRNGAMPSRVLKTLFGEGGVQTLDGQAHAHRKQLFMSLMTPEGLERLYGITRKQWSEAATKWEKKGKITLFDEVLELLTRVACEWADVPLPEKEVSKRADDFNKMIEGATKLGPEYLASRRARSRTEKWIVKLIQDVRNGKREATPDSAIYRMAFHEDLEGNKLDEQIAAVELINILRPIVAISRYIVFGAHAFEEHPESRTLIKANEDHLRCFIQEVRRYYPFFPYLAAIAKKDFTWQQYDVKEGQLVMLDLYGTNHDPKVWSDPDEFRPSRFKDYQGSMYDLVPQGGGDHYSGHRCPGEWPTIEVLKASFSFMAAHLDYKVPRQDYSYSLKKIPSIPKSGFVMKKVRQV
- a CDS encoding response regulator transcription factor, with translation MSKVEAGDVMSYKVLIAEDDENIIDVCKRYLEREAYTVYIARDGEEATTKWREMKPDAVILDIMMPVKNGLDLAEEIRFEEETPVILLTALGQEKDRLVGLSIGVDDYITKPFSPRELVLRLNNVMRRYHLNHGEKNQVQQFGTVTIDASKRTVWKEDQLIETTVKEFDLLWFLVQHESQVFSRSHLIERLWGFDYEGDTNTINVHIRKLREKVEEDPAHPVYIKTVWGIGYKFERVAP